In one Notolabrus celidotus isolate fNotCel1 chromosome 1, fNotCel1.pri, whole genome shotgun sequence genomic region, the following are encoded:
- the patz1 gene encoding LOW QUALITY PROTEIN: POZ-, AT hook-, and zinc finger-containing protein 1 (The sequence of the model RefSeq protein was modified relative to this genomic sequence to represent the inferred CDS: inserted 1 base in 1 codon), which translates to MEKVAEPSWTSSYTYQVSKHSAEMLHNLNAQRKDGGRFCDVVLRVGEESFPAHKAVLAACSEYFESVFSRQTDGDSEAKELEMHTISPKVFKDVLDFAYTSRIVVRLECFPELMTAAKFLLMRSVIEICQEVIKQSNVQILVPTSRGVDASLFQSPATTAATELGFPAAQQDFINGTGMLVNGESFSSNAQMHVDGSEDTATVLLQDGGESSVPMLEPVDGLPVSPTREMNTFQHDACSPGSKKSKGKPKRAAGVVESVNFNNSTLKDSILFPCSTCGKAFTEASRLKNHEAQHGANHSGVNNAGDSLSSAGMSLVSQPGLAENGGLTLDNGRKRERTRRHVGCDICGKVFRDVYHLNRHKLSHSGEKPYACHVCGLRFKRKDRMSYHVRSHDGSVGKPYVCQSCGKGFSRPDHLNGHIKQVHTTERPHKCQICNASFATRDRLRSHLACHEDKIPCKVCGKFLRAAYMTDHLKKHSEGTHNYCGICNKGFSTASYLKVHIKTHHGSSLPLSTTMHTYPEPRGELQMHNGNPYHMGRQCLVEDLCASRQLFVTSPEAEGRYHGHPALPQPGPPALGLQPELLMGKAGGAPYFWEVRSGGLPGFPVHGPVTDGQENVGKCPHLESEESDPSFVELPNGAELKSPHKPDEPEMEMPSLACNGASVEGLGSPEGAKAKTTDPEKKFTCPICGQAFRTKSYLNKHQHRVHKVQKAQGVSGSSLNELAPSLTSPFXPQQNMSLLESFGFQIVQSAFASSLVDAEVGQSGLDFGGK; encoded by the exons ATGGAGAAGGTAGCGGAGCCGTCTTGGACTTCTTCGTACACCTACCAGGTGAGCAAGCATAGTGCGGAGATGCTACACAACCTCAACGCtcagagaaaagatggaggcAGGTTCTGCGATGTGGTCTTACGCGTCGGCGAGGAGAGCTTCCCTGCTCACAAAGCTGTGTTAGCGGCTTGCAGCGAGTATTTCGAGTCGGTATTCAGCCGCCAGACGGACGGTGACAGTGAGGCCAAGGAGCTGGAGATGCACACCATAAGCCCGAAAGTTTTTAAAGACGTTTTGGACTTCGCCTATACGTCCAGGATCGTGGTGCGTCTGGAGTGTTTCCCGGAGTTAATGACAGCTGCCAAGTTTCTGCTGATGCGGTCAGTCATTGAGATTTGTCAAGAGGTAATCAAACAGTCCAATGTGCAAATCCTGGTCCCGACGTCGCGGGGAGTGGACGCCAGCCTCTTCCAGTCTCCGGCGACTACAGCAGCCACGGAGCTGGGTTTCCCGGCGGCACAGCAGGATTTTATAAACGGGACGGGGATGCTGGTGAACGGGGAGAGCTTTTCTAGCAACGCACAAATGCATGTGGACGGGAGTGAAGACACCGCCACAGTGTTGTTACAGGACGGAGGCGAATCGTCGGTGCCGATGTTAGAGCCTGTGGATGGACTCCCCGTGTCCCCCACAAGGGAGATGAACACGTTTCAACACGACGCTTGCTCCCCGGGGTCGAAGAAGAGCAAGGGGAAACCAAAGAGAGCTGCTGGGGTTGTGGAAAGTGTAAACTTTAACAACAGCACACTGAAAGACAGCATACTGTTCCCGTGTAGTACTTGCGGCAAGGCTTTCACCGAGGCGTCACGCTTGAAGAATCACGAAGCGCAACACGGAGCCAACCATAGCGGTGTAAACAATGCCGGTGACAGCCTGTCATCAGCGGGCATGTCTTTGGTGTCACAGCCAGGACTGGCGGAAAACGGAGGGCTGACATTGGACAACGGCCGCAAAAGGGAAAGGACTAGGCGGCACGTTGGCTGTGACATTTGCGGCAAAGTTTTCCGAGACGTGTATCACCTGAACAGGCACAAGCTTTCTCATTCCGGGGAGAAGCCATATGCATGCCATGTGTGCGGGCTCCGGTTCAAACGCAAGGACAGGATGTCATACCATGTGCGGTCCCATGACGGGTCAGTCGGTAAACCTTATGTTTGCCAAAGCTGTGGTAAAGGTTTTTCAAG ACCAGACCACCTGAATGGACATATCAAACAGGTTCACACAACAGAAAGACCGCACAAGTGCCAG aTATGTAATGCCTCATTTGCTACAAGAGATCGCCTTAGGTCGCACCTTGCATGTCACGAGGACAAAATCCCCTGCAAAGTTTGTGGCAAGTTTCTGCGAGCTGCCTACATGACGGACCACCTCAAGAAACACAGTGAAGGGACTCATAACTACTGTGGCATTTGCAACAAAG GTTTCTCCACTGCGTCCTACCTTAAGGTGCACATAAAGACACACCACGGCTCTTCTCTGCCCCTCTCTACCACAATGCACACCTACCCTGAGCCAAGGGGGGAGCTGCAGATGCACAACGGCAACCCTTACCACATGGGACGCCAGTGCTTAGTGGAAG ACCTGTGCGCCAGTCGCCAGCTGTTTGTCACCTCGCCTGAGGCAGAGGGTCGCTATCATGGACACCCAGCTCTTCCCCAGCCCGGCCCTCCAGCCTTGGGCCTGCAGCCTGAGCTGCTCATGGGGAAGGCAGGTGGGGCTCCATATTTCTGGGAGGTTCGCTCTGGCGGGTTGCCTGGCTTCCCTGTCCATGGGCCAGTCACAG ATGGACAGGAAAACGTTGGAAAATGTCCTCATCTTGAATCAGAAGAATCCGATCCTTCATTTGTTGAATTGCCCAACGGTGCCGAGCTTAAATCTCCACACAAACCAGATGAGCCAGAGATGGAGATGCCCTCTCTAGCCTGTAACGGAGCTTCTGTGGAGGGCTTGGGATCTCCAGAAGGAGCTAAAGCCAAGACGACAGACCCTGAGAAGAAGTTTACCTGCCCTATCTGTGGCCAAGCCTTCCGCACCAAGTCCTACCTCAACAAGCATCAGCACAGAGTGCACAAAGTCCAGAAGGCCCAGGGGGTCTCTGGGTCGAGCTTAAATGAGCTGGCCCCCTCCCTGACCTCCCCCT TCCCTCAACAAAACATGTCTCTGCTTGAGTCCTTTGGCTTTCAGATAGTCCAGTCTGCGTTTGCGTCTTCACTGGTGGATGCTGAGGTGGGTCAGAGTGGACTAGACTTTGGAGGGAAGTGA